Proteins found in one Hyla sarda isolate aHylSar1 chromosome 7, aHylSar1.hap1, whole genome shotgun sequence genomic segment:
- the LOC130282023 gene encoding uncharacterized protein LOC130282023, with the protein MPLLESSMAASTWSGHDPPVATVVFLGHSYVHRAAQRAACRPGGRSLGFHQVDAHWRGIPGMRWPQVLSETVDLSGRLRSGVVLVVHAGGNDLCFTRVPELITIMKADVERLGGFFSEMVLVWSEIVPRVKWQGARDAEAIERSRRLVNSRMARFVRSKGGVVVRHRELEGDNRRFMISDGVHLNDIGLDIFLSGLQDGVEQALFVLSGGRSSV; encoded by the exons ATGCCACTACTGGAATCATCGATGGCGGCCTCTACGTGGTCGGGACATG ATCCTCCGGTTGCTACGGTGGTGTTCTTGGGCCACTCCTATGTTCATCGGGCGGCACAGCGAGCGGCCTGCCGGCCTGGAGGGAGATCGTTGGGTTTCCATCAAGTCGATGCCCATTGGAGGGGGATTCCGGGTATGAGATGGCCTCAAGTGCTCTCGGAGACGGTGGACCTGTCCGGTAGGCTGAGATCGGGAGTTGTTTTGGTTGTCCACGCGGGTGGCAACGACCTATGTTTCACCAGGGTCCCCGAGTTGATAACTATTATGAAAGCGGATGTGGAACGGCTCGGTGGATTTTTCTCCGAGATGGTTCTGGTGTGGTCGGAGATTGTTCCAAGGGTAAAATGGCAGGGTGCCAGGGATGCAGAGGCCATTGAGCGGTCTCGCCGTTTAGTTAATTCCAGGATGGCGAGGTTTGTTCGGTCCAAGGGCGGTGTGGTGGTCAGGCACAGGGAGCTGGAAGGGGATAATAGGAGGTTTATGATAAGCGATGGTGTCCACCTCAACGATATTGGGCTGGACATCTTCCTTTCTGGCCTTCAAGATGGCGTTGAACAGGCCCTTTTTGTATTGAGTGGGGGTCGGAGCTCCGTGTAG